agtttattacagtCATCTTGTCAGTAGGCTGCTAAACTCTTGCTGGGGACGGGGGAGGGGGCAATTTACTATGTTTAAAATACagtgacattgttaaaattaaaacaaagcctaatatgttctgaacaattaagtgGATTGGCAAAGTATAGCTAAAgtaagcataattatagtacatttttgttctgataatgttgtgaacagttaaattgctttattgtgcatatattacaagtttacaacataaatatatatgtatcaataacaagaactaatgttttgttgaataatctatgtgcttgtgtcaagctcaaggtgagctattatgatcgccctgtgtccgtcatcCGTCGTAGTCGACCGTTGTCGTCTGtagtcaacaatttgactgttaacactctagaggtcacagttTGGGcaatatcttaatgaaacttggtcagaatgttactctcaataaaatcttggaggAGTTCGATATTTGGTcagctggggttaaaaactaggtcacccgGTCAAAtgaaaggaaaagcttgttaacactatagaagtcacatttatgactgtatcttcaggaaacttggtcagaatgttaatatttataatctctaggtcaagttcgaatctgggtcaagtgtggtcaaaaactCGGTCATctggtcaaattgaaggaaaagtttgttaatactctaggccccaatttctcgaaacttcttaagcttaacaggcttaagtagcttttaatatttcaattactcaaaatacatactttaatggaattttgataaatgaaaaaaggtttaatttaactaacatatagataattcctatctaaagtataaaaactcttaaagaagtaaatattatccaaattattgaaaaccaaaaatagagagtttagcttaatccggtttttaagaagtttcgagaagtTGAGGCCTGAGGTCTCATTTACGACTGTATCTtcctgaaagttggtcagaatgtttatattaattagctctaggccaagttcgatcttggtcatgtgcagtcaaaaactaggtcaacaGGCCAAGTAATAGAAAAAgaatgttaacactctagaggccacattaatgaccatatgttcatggaacttgatcagattgttattcttgatgatctgtattggattagatgagcgatacagggccttcagggccctcttgtttttttaactgttacagatatataattcagtttaaagactcatactttaaataattaaatattttcatactttctgcatacatcgttatattcaatgatgaaatggtgctaacaacatcaactacagggaatttttattcatttcaaactgctgaggtggtcaaaccatttttccaggttatttgcagaaccttaaaaatctaaaatatacacaatgctgttttacatattaaaatagtttagtacaggttaattgtcagataactgtaataattagttttaagtaaactcaatctgtttcgtttaccttcttatgtttaaagtagtaatcatttatttgttctgtaaatgcttgtatgatattcagtattagaTAAATTgatatacttgtgtttgttattatgagttttttcaaacattaaaatattaaatttgctttgcattgccttaaccttacttgctatgcaccttaataatctaattggtgtagtcaaagtcatagtatgtcatataaaatgaattttgcctttgacacttgtttacctaagaaaaaatgtactgcattagCAGTTTCTGCAGTTGATAAAATACCTAGAGCCCGTCcaaggcagtgccttatttcatattaatctGATATCCCTCCATCACCtagaaacaaagaaaaaactcCAAATGTGTCCAAGTCAAATAAAACCACGCATCATGCGTGGATATCATGCAGACAGCGACTAACAACAACTAAATCAGAACAGAGCGAAACAGTGTTTTGAATGACGTAAATGTGCCATTTAGTTACTTGATGATCTATATACAGATTTAAACACTGACGCTTTATGTTTAAACGAGTCAACCATgtgaaaacattgataaaatacagATCATGCCTTGAATTACTACGGACACAATGATAAACTAGACgacacacatgtataaaacGGTAGAACACTAGGTTATATGTAAGGTCAGACCACGTGCATACCTGCAAGCAAGGTTGACTactttgttttaagtaaaaaaacaacaacaaatttatGACAATATAAACCTTGTGGACTTGTATtgcagtgaactcgtgtttcactcATCGTTGTAATTAATAATTCCCGTCATTTATTgttaaagctattttgatgcgtgaTAGGTATGTTTGTGgattttgtatgtatgtatgttataatgtatgtattaatttatttctgtaatatgtatgtatgtatgtgtgtaggtgtgtgtgtgtgtgcgtgcgtgtgtgtgcgtgtgcgttcgtgcgtgcgtgcgtgcgtgtatgcATGTCTGTACGTatatatgtggtgtttgtagGTACGTATGTATGTaggtatgtatgtatgtacgtatgtagtgtttatacgtttgtgtctttcgttcattgtcgtttttACCCATGCCTTCTGCCTTTGTGTTTGTTCTGAAGGTTCGAATTGTGGACATATACCTATAATTTTCATTGAGTTTTTGTTATATGGTTAATCTACGTCTGCTTGACTTTGGTACACGTGTTTATAAAGAAAGCAATTGCTCCTAGTATAAAGTCGGAAATGGTTCGGATTTGTGATCATTTTTAATCTGTAGTTATTTTTCATACTATATGTAAGGTAGTTTATTAAATACTTTTCGAAATGAGAGTTAAACAAAAAGGTATACACACCTGAACAAGAATGGTCTATTATTTATATCAGTGTTCTATTTTCACCAAAAAAGTGAATACAAttgattttgaagaaataaaagaCGTAGGTGGCATTCAACCCCGCTACCGGTAATGTAATTACATCTGACTGCAAAATAACCACTGCATCacagtaaaaatataataccATACACAAGATATAAGCGACAGCGATTACAGGATTTGAAACTAGAATAACTAAGCATATATCGCCCTAAacgtttttgaaatgtttgatactTAAAGTCTAAAAAATTTACTGCAACATTCACAGCAATATTTGAGAGTTTGTTAAGCGATGTAAACTGACGTAAATACTGGTATAAATACAGTTGATACTAAAGCAGATGTATGTATGTAACTTGTAAGATTGcagaatataaaacataacgaAATCGAATGTGCTGTGAaagtatattaaatatcaaGGCATCATAACGATGATATAATAGGATATACAAACTTATTGCATTCTATTGGTATTATAAAATTGTGCATCTGAAGTTTTAATATAGTCAAAACTCAAGTCAAACCAGAAAACTAGATTGTTTGTGAAATTAATCATGTGTTCTTGAAATAAGAGGCATAAGTGATATTGTGACACTGTTCAGAAGTTTTGGCGAAGATAATACAATTCCCAAGATACGAAAGCTGGCAATGTtgtccatttatttttattccgaGTGCTATAACAACGTTGACTTCATATGGTTGttttaaccatattttatttgattcattAGTGTATGTACTATCGTAACGCAAATCTTTCTCACTATTTCAGGCAAAAGACGAGCAGAACTATAGAACAGCAATTATGACGCAAAACAACTTCAGTTTCAGCATCGGGAGCAATACATCGGTTAGCCAAAACGTAGGCAACAATATCAGTTGGTTTGAAGAAGAGTACGGCGGACATCCAATTATTTACTCCATTATCGTGTACCATCTCTGGGATGTTGTCACATTTGGAAGGGTAGCGCATGTAATATGGTATATAATAGGCTTCGTGGGGAATTTAATTTCGGTCCAAATTTGGATACTGTCAAGAATGAAACGGTACAACCCGTCTGCGTTGTATCTGGTTGCAATTACAGTGTGCGATATCTCATATCAAATTTTCCACGTGTTGTTTTACCTGAAATATTTTTGGGGATTTTCCTCACTCGGCTTTCCCGGCCTCTGCCAAATTTGGAATATTCTCAACATGGTTCCTCAATACGGAAGTCAGCTGCTTGTTCTCGGATTTACGACAGAACGATTCATCTCTATCATCCGACCATTTCAAAGCGACAGATTTAGTCGGATAAAACGAGCTCCGTATGAAGTTGGAACAATCATGATATTCGTGTTTTTGTTGTCTATTCCACAAGGCTATTTCTGGCACCTAAATGGAAAAGGAGCTTGTGTTATCCGGACACAAAGTGCAATTCTAGTATTCTACGAGCATTGGGCAATTGTGACTGAAAGTATTCTGTTTCTCATAGTACCAATAACAAATCTTATCCTGAATTACATAGTTTTACGAAAAACGTCCCAAGCACTGAGGCATAACGAGTATCTCCGAACAAATTCCATTAATCATTGTAAAGCCAACCAAAACTTCAGACAAAATAAACCGATGACGAAAACATTACTTGCGATAGCCTTCTTTCGAATTCTCACTCAGCTGCCCATGTCTGTGACGTATACTCTCCAGAACTTTCCATCACTGAACTTTGGACCATTTCCTATGCCGTTGGCCCAAATGGCGTACGATCCACAGTGGAAACGCTTCTTGAACTATTATTCGGTTCGGATATTGATAGAAACGTTTGCTGTATCTCATCATGCCCTAAGCTTTTTCATTTTCTACGCGTCGACAAAACAATTTAGGGATGAACTCCATCGTAATCTTAAATGGTTTTCGACAGTGTCCTTAAGACGAAGGCCTGCCACTACAAGACTAAAAATAACTTCTACATAAAGACGAACTGGGCTATCAAATATGTGAGGATTGACTACAGATTGTACACAATCTATTAAGAAATAACAAAAGTTTTTATTTGAACACTTTTGATACATGACCTTCatacaaataacataaaattatgcTTAAAAAGCAGATTGTAACTCACAGTGGCAGATGAATGTTCTTAACACTTTGTCTTATTTCTATTGTTTAAATGGTGCGTGAGATACATTACCatgtaatttattaatattctaactttttgttgtttttgcacgttcaatttgttttattcagcTGCTTAAGATGTTAAACAAagttttcatttattctttTGCTGTTAATAGTTGCATCCATATAACTATTGCCGTGTGTTTTTGATTCTTATATACATCTTTAACGCTCATTGTTACATTTCCAGTGTGGGTTTGAACTTTTCTAAAACATTGTAAACACGTTCTGAAATTCTTTACTTCCTGGTTcgtttcttttattattaatttataaagtaTTGCTTATGAACTACCGGTATTTATCAAATGCTAATTTTGCGTGAACGCAATTAAAGTTGTAAAGTATCAATTACCTTAAATGTTATTAACGCACCGAACAAAATCTTAAATGATATTATTGACAGTCAAATCTGTTTGAATGTTACATTGCTCGCGTATTGACCGTTAGTCTGTGCATAAGCAGTACTTTGATTGATATAAGAGGTGCAACTTATCGTTTAAACGCGTTCATGCGAAAACGttttcatgttatttaaatattagcGGAGAATGATTATATCATCCAGAAGATCACTCAGAAATGTATAACATATTCTTTTTCTAGAATGTTCGGCTAGTGTTTTCAGAATCATTTGATACATTTCgcaacaaaaacatcaaaattattcCTAAATGAAGCCTAACTCAATGAAAGGCCAGTATTCGATtgcattgttataaaatgtacatCTTGAGTTTGCGAAACCTTGGATTTGGAACACAAACAGGAAGTCGTTAATTACAAAGTAAATGAACGAGATCAGTACAGGACGCATGATGAGGTATTGGTGTATAAATTCGTCTCTTGAGGATATAATTTCGTTATTATGTTATCCGATTAGTAAATGAGCAAGTCATACTATCATTTGATTTTACCTAAAATACTGCTCAACATCGTCAAAAGTATGTCTTTTTTTCAGAACAATTCGCAAATTCGTTTAAGACAGTTGTTCATCAACATTAGGGTTTTTGATAATCAACGATGAATACCTGCATCGGTTCAAAAATcagttttatctaaaaatagcttatgtttaataaataagaatgacatttaaacagGAGTCATTATTGgctttattgtaaacaaataatgtaaatatgttcaaaaattacattttcCAATTTGTTACTTAGTACGCCTTCTTATGATTCTATTTGGTGTGTGAAGAGTTAAGTCAGATAGAGTAAACTGTTTTTGTTGTCCGTCCTATCAATCTTCTGAGTCGATTTTATCTCTCCATTTTTTTATAAGTTCTTAAGACCAATAAAGCAAACacacatattttcaatttagctgtaaataatttaacaattaagTAATCAGCAAAATACACTcctattttgtaaaaaaagtaatcatgttttctataatatattttaaattcctgtgatattgatatcaaaataaatcatatccTTGAAATggctttaaatgaataaaaatacatattattattattctaagTTAAATACTCTGTTCTTCTTTCTTCTCAAATCAGTCGAGTAATAACCTACTACAAAAaggtatttttaaaacaaaatttacctccgtatatttttaactttctttatctaacatcaaaacaaatcaagCATAATAATATGGGATCTTAAAGCACCCTATTTtcacataatataacattacatCATATGAAACGGAAACCTACTGTTGCTcgtatttgaatatttaaatgatatctcTGAAACAATTTAATGCAATATGGTTTTGTCGTGTCCTGTAAGCTCCCAGAAATTGTATCCATTGCTCATCTGAACTTATTTTTTCAGACTTTCttttgcaatttcaatatttaggTTTTCAAATCCAAACCGTCTTACAATCGACATTTCAATTATAAGAGCAAGCATAGGTTGATGAAACGATGTTTGTCTAATACATCTTAAACATAGACACATTCCTATATTAAAAAACACCATACAAACATCACCACTTATGTCAACAACTAGTTTCCAGTTTCCTGCAAAGCAAATCAATGCTCTTAATCACACAGCCTAATTGTACTAAATCAGGTAAATTATATCAAGCTTATTAGATTAATCAGCATCCTTTGCATCTAAGGCATACGTAATGGATTCATCACTTTCATAGTTGTGGTCAAGAAAATATCCATTTCATCTCGGATTTATAAGTATGTTGGGATGAAATACGCAATACAATGCATCCGTGTTTGTCTTAAATGAGTCTTATGTTTATCTGTTTAAGTGCTTAACAAATAACGCCGGATATTATAGTAATACATAcagaataacattaaattttacgAAAAATGCAGTAATTAAAAGACAACATAGGGCAAACAATTACGGATATAAACCTGGTCAATCTAATAAACCATTTTAGATATTACAGATATGTTACGTTTTAATAAAGCCCGTTCATGATAGCATATCAAACAATTGTATCTAAATCTGTTAATGTAAACAATAGGAAAACTAACTATACCGTGTTATTTCTTCCTAATAAGTATATAACACAATTCAATTGGTTCTTTCTGTGAACTTTGAGTATGGTGTTATCTCCAGAATACGTGACGAGGATGCGGCAAATGGATGCAGACTGCATCTACATGGGACACTAACCTTATTGTGGTTGTCCTGAGTTTCAACGAATTCTTTTCTGTAACGATTAACGCCTTGATgatagaaattaaaaaacaaaacaaaaaaaaactattattgtCGATACCGCTGAAGGCTTGTAGAGATGTCAGTCACATCTTCCAGTTCTTAATACTGATGTGACAAAGCTAAGCGCTGTTCTTGTATCAAAAATAAAGGAATGtcttttgaatatatataaatggtcGTTTCAATCTAGGTAAAAAGGTTGTATCAAATGTTGTAGTGGATAAGCTTAACGTCATGTCGTATGCTTgtggtgtttattttttattgtcgGTTAACCAATCTTGATTGGTAGAAATGTGAAATGATAAAAGTCTAAGCACTGTTAAAGAAAGGTCAATAGGAATGGGATTCTaatacaatttgtatatttttgcaaaacaaagCGAAGATATACTTGATAGGTTGCAATTATGTACTATTAAGATACAAATTGCTAGAAATGTATTCTAGTATTTCTGAGTTTTCGACTTATAAATAACCCTTAAAATGTAAAGGTTTTGGAAAGCTAGACGCACGTCATGcaaatagtatttaaacaataatcagCCACGGTGTGATTTTAATGCGAAGAGGAGGATGGTCTGATATCTCAGAAGACAATAAGTATGGTGAAAGCTTGATTTCAGTATAATATTTCGATTTCGTAAGAGTAAGTTAGATTATGATCTATTGCAAACAAAGAATGCAGGAATGAAAAGTTATATTGgaatgtgtttaaaaagaaataatagtATGATACCTGTTAACGTATTTTCCAatgatctttttttttgttattcctGGGCGAACTATATAAGTAACAAGttttcaggtttgaagaacatcTAAGAAAATATACTAGTTTATGGTACTTTCCTTAGATTATCTTTAGTTTGGATTCGTAAATATAGTCAGTTATaactttgattttaaatattacatgGAGTTCTCCTGGGCGGTCTTGCAGCCATGACAGTTTGCTTACAATATCAacaatacaaattcaattcatAAAATCAAGTCATAACAAAGTGGgtcaaaataatgataattattacaGGAAAACTGTAAAAACCCTACCCGTTGTATGTACCTAGCAACTGTAATAAAGGATTTGATGGAATTTAAACAGACGTTGCCTGAGGTAAGTGTAAcgttaaattatcaatttataaaacatattacagtCTATAACTACATAAGGATGTCAAGTAAATGTCAAGGTGAGTACCTTGTATAATGATAGGCTCAATACAATATTGCagtatatatttcttaaaatataacacTAAGGAGTGCCTGTCGAGTCAAACAGGAAGGGCAGGGtaaaattaaaacttgttttgtttgaCATGTCTATTTACCATTAACCGATTGGAATATGATCAATTCGAACATGCCagtcaaaattgttatttgaactaaattcagctcattttttgttatgttttgtgtaATATCGGTGATGAGATATGTTCTTTAGTGTTAATGATCAATGATGTGTCAATATGAGTTATGAGACATATTGCATTCAAGTCAACATTCGTTGCAAACTCGCAGGTCTCAAATCGAAATGTAAAGGCATTTTAATAATCCACAATCTAAACGGAAGTCATGTCAATATATTTGTGTCGAATTTGTTTTATGAagtcatttaaaacatgtttcaattgCAGacgaaaacacaaacaaaacatatagaTATAAACGAAATCAATAAATCTATCACAAAGAACACTCTCGGAACAACTTTAAAGCCTAACTGCATACATTTTAACACTgaaaatttctttttataatcCGATTCAGTCACTATATACCAAGGTGAATACGTGTGAAATACAATATACAAAGACTAAGACATTCTAACTACCAATTATATCCTAATATGAAAATCGAAGCACTGCTTTTTCCAAGCATACAGAAGTAGAACactatttgtatacatgtgtgcCTTAGCAATCTGCGTTCAAAAAAAGCcctgcaataaaatgttgaaaacgcATGCTTCAGAGGAAACATAACTAAACTAAATATACCATAccgaatttgaaaaaaaagaatgttaataaaagaaatcacTGATTTATGCAAATATAACCAGTTTACCTTAACCTAGAGGGTCACCTTCGAATCTATACGTACGATGAAATTGACGCTTATCGACAATGTGATGGGACATAAAAAAACTCCAGGTTCGATTTACGTTTAACGTTTACAGACCATTCAAATGCGATGATTAGCTTTAATTTATTGAACATCAAattgtacaaaacaataaactacAATATAGTTCATTATGAAGGATAAACAACAGTTTGGACTACTGCATTATGGAGGTCACATGACACTGGGTTTCTTTACCACGAGTCGGGCAACCGATACGGAGGAAACTACTGACGGTCTCGGTTTACTTTCAGCGTTAACAGTCCACTCACCTGCGACGTTTGGATTAAACTTAAGTGACAATGGCCTTTTTATCATGTGCCTTTCACTAGGCGTTCGACTGAAACTAATTATCCCGATGAAAATATATGgcacattttcattaatttctttAGCAACTCACAAGGTCATTTTTACAAACCTACAATCAATGGTCCATGACCTAGTTGCACCACATATTTAgcgaaaatattaaattcgCTTCCTTTATTATACTTCTAATCTTGAAACGCACCTTCGATTTACGATCCTTTTCTAAGGTGTAACTAAATACAAGCTTAGGAATATAGCTATCGCTATTAACGTCGGATTAAAGGAAAATAACTCTAAAACTCGAGAGATTTATGTCGATAAGTGTACCACACTCGCATGTTTAACACAACGGTTCTATGCGTCGATGGactaaacatttgttaaaaccACCATACCTATTTCAAACTGTGTATTGTAAGAGAAGAAAAATGAATGCGATATTAAGTTGCATTGAACATCAAATCCGGTTCCAAGTCATTATTGCTGTGTCCTCGTCTGTCTACACGCAAAACATTTAACCACGATTATGTCTATGCATCATTAGCATTTATGCTGACATGAAAATACCCCGTGCAATTATGTTCCAGGCTTGGCAGCTTTAAACAACTTGTTGCAACGGTTTTTGTTTTAACGATGCGTGAAATTACGTTGTTTTGACACATGGAACGACAAACATGCACACAACTGTGGTTTCACAACTCCGTCTTTGATAAACCAGGAGAGCATTTTTGTCTTACCTAAGTCAGATTGCCGTGCAATGAATatctaaaaaaactaaataaatgttgataaagcATTGTTTGATATCCGGCGgtttattaattgttgttgtcTGTGAAAGTGCAAATGAGGTGCAGGAAATGACTGGcgttttttactattttaacgAGCGGCTTGATGTAAGCCTTCCatttatgtttcaatgttttgtgAAACCCATTTGACAAACGGCTAAgccatttaaaagaaataaaagcatCATTTGCAACCTAAGGGACCCTTGCAACTAAAAAACATCAACAGTCTAGCTTTACTTTTAGAGATATTGTTCCAGACAACAGACCTATCTAATGTTTCTTCAACACAGTGATGGACTTA
The Mya arenaria isolate MELC-2E11 chromosome 12, ASM2691426v1 DNA segment above includes these coding regions:
- the LOC128210765 gene encoding leukotriene B4 receptor 1-like, yielding MKRYNPSALYLVAITVCDISYQIFHVLFYLKYFWGFSSLGFPGLCQIWNILNMVPQYGSQLLVLGFTTERFISIIRPFQSDRFSRIKRAPYEVGTIMIFVFLLSIPQGYFWHLNGKGACVIRTQSAILVFYEHWAIVTESILFLIVPITNLILNYIVLRKTSQALRHNEYLRTNSINHCKANQNFRQNKPMTKTLLAIAFFRILTQLPMSVTYTLQNFPSLNFGPFPMPLAQMAYDPQWKRFLNYYSVRILIETFAVSHHALSFFIFYASTKQFRDELHRNLKWFSTVSLRRRPATTRLKITST